The following coding sequences lie in one Rissa tridactyla isolate bRisTri1 chromosome Z, bRisTri1.patW.cur.20221130, whole genome shotgun sequence genomic window:
- the GPR150 gene encoding LOW QUALITY PROTEIN: probable G-protein coupled receptor 150 (The sequence of the model RefSeq protein was modified relative to this genomic sequence to represent the inferred CDS: inserted 1 base in 1 codon), translating to MEEDPFPPGLNLSAPGAPPPGPGPRAAWAGAVLLLALVGNGLVLGGLRGGRPRRRRDLLLGHLALADLAGCGLALLPRLATELPGPAAAPGGFACRLLPLLQRCGPLASAHGLVLLALERHRPALPARGLAALGWLLAPLLALPQAFAFRPAPRPGGPRCRSVFEELPRWQGLAFAAYGVATGFLAPAGLLCWACARGGAARRRRRGGGRRAAGAGGARARRLPLVLAGLFGLCRLPRCALELGLASAGGAGGRREALAALGIVAAANSALNPFACLLLHGRLRRGLCGTATGTAAACCRPXHRRTGATRGHAPPTAPPPRSRPPGLRRHPGHPGLPRNRRHPRLLRHPGLPEHHWYPGHPCYPRHPGLLRHPHHPALPRYPGHAGRPRYPGLPWHPGGRSRSTWAVSTRGAVLVQLPGHDWSRKSSHPNTGTRPCTGKRWGSCTMVPVIFYLGIG from the exons ATGGAGGAGGACCCCTTCCCCCCAGGCCTCAACCTCTCCGCCCCCGgcgcccccccgcccggccccggcccgcgggCGGCCTGGGCGGGCGCCGTCCTGCTGCTGGCGCTGGTGGGCAACgggctggtgctgggggggctgcgcggggggcgGCCGCGCCGGCGGCGGGACCTGCTGCTGGGCCACCTGGCGCTGGCCGACCTGGCGGGCTGCGGGCTAGCGCTGCTGCCGCGGCTGGCCACCGAGCTCCCCgggccggccgccgccccgggcGGCTTCGCCTGCcgcctgctgccgctgctgcagcgCTGCGGGCCGCTGGCGTCGGCCCACGGGCTGGTGCTGCTGGCGCTGGAGCGGCaccgcccggccctgcccgcccgcgGGCTGGCCgccctgggctggctcctggcccCGCTGCTCGCCCTGCCCCAAGCCTTCGCCTTCCGCCCGGCGCCGCGCCCCGGCGGGCCCCGCTGCCGCAGCGTCTTCGAGGAGCTGCCGCGCTGGCAAGGGCTGGCCTTCGCCGCCTACGGGGTGGCCACCGGCTTCCTGGCGCCCGCCGGGCTGCTCTGCTGGGCGTGcgcccgcggcggggccgcccgacggcggcggcgcggcggggggcggcgggcggcgggggccggcggggcgcgggcgcgGCGGCTGCCGCTGGTGCTGGCGGGGCTGTTCGGGCTGTGCCGCCTGCCCCGCTGCGCCCTGGAGCTCGGCCTGGCCTCGGCGGGgggcgccggcgggcggcgggaggcgctGGCGGCGCTGGGCATCGTGGCGGCGGCCAACAGCGCGCTCAACCCCTTCGCCTGCCTGCTGCTGCACGgccggctgcggcgggggctCTGCGGCACCGCCACCGGCACGGCCGCCGCCTGCTGCCGCC GGCACCGACGGACAGGGGCGACGCGGGGCCACGCTCCGCCgaccgctccgccgccgcgctcccggcCACCCGGGCTCCGCCGGCACCCCGGGCATCCAGGGCTCCCCCGGAACCGCCGGCACCCCAGGCTCCTCCGGCATCCCGGGCTCCCCGAGCATCACTGGTATCCCGGACACCCCTGCTACCCCCGGCATCCCGGGCTCCTCCGGCATCCCCACCATCCTGCGCTCCCCCGGTACCCCGGGCACGCTGGGCGCCCCCGGTACCCCGGTCTCCCCTGGCACCCCGGCGGCCGCAGCCGCAGCACCTGGGCCGTCTCCACGCGTGGTGCGGTGTTAGTGCAGTTGCCAGGACACGACTGGTCACGGAAGAGCTCTCATCCCAACACCGGGACCAGGCCGTGCACTGGGAAGCGTTGGGGCAGCTGCACAATGGTGCCCGTAATCTTTTACCTTGGCATTGGCTGA
- the RFESD gene encoding Rieske domain-containing protein, with protein MFHFLAPAELPPPCRASLRPAAGARRAVPPARTEGPGRSSPQTRVGHDGVPRARWGEAMLDLIVLSLHFLLCFLIFLAIWRGHEDVDLPSSSTGTVEVEPDGLILIGKEEDIKKSQRITAKVNGREVVVFYHEGKFHALDSRCYHEGGPLCLGEIEDINGQACIVCPWHKYKITLETGEGLYEGINPLEPSPTPQWQSKGVKQRIHKVTVDNGNVYVSPPDLSVSFDSDYFAEKYKNGGDLSMEKQSSSQAAS; from the exons ATGTTTCACTTTCTAG CCCCGGCAGAGCTGCCCCCGCCGTGCCGAGCCTCCCTGCGTCCTGCCGCGGGTGCCAGAAGGGCCGTCCCGCCTGCACGCACAGAGGGTCCAGGACGCTCGTCCCCGCAGACGCGAGTGGGGCACGACGGGGTGCCACGGGCCCGGTGGGGAGAGGCCATGCTGGACCTCATCGTTCTGAGCCTCcacttcctcctctgcttcctcaTCTTCCTCGCGATCTGGCGTGGACACGAG gatGTGGATTTGCCCAGCTCAAGCACAGGCACAGTTGAAGTGGAGCCAGACGGTCTTATATTAATTGGCAAAGAAGAAGACATAAAGAAGTCCCAAAGAATAACAGCCAAAGTCAATGGCAGAGAAGTCGTCGTTTTCTACCATGAAGGGAAATTTCATGCTTTGGATTCTCGCTGCTACC atgaaGGAGGCCCGTTGTGTCTTGGAGAAATAGAG GATATCAATGGTCAAGCGTGTATTGTCTGTCCTTGGCATAAGTATAAAATTACTTTGGAAACAGGAGAAGGGTTGTATGAAGGAATAAACCCTTTGGAGCCATCGCCAACACCACAGTGGCAATCAAAAGGAGTCAAACAGAGGATTCATAAAGTCACAGTAGACAATGGAAACGTTTATGTGAGTCCTCCAGATCTGTCTGTAAGCTTTGACTCCGATTATTTTGCTGAGAAGTACAAAAATGGTGGTGATTTATCtatggaaaaacaaagcagctcACAAGCAGCAAGCTAA